ACCGTTCCACAGGCATTGTCTGCGGCATTTCAAATATGTAAGTTCAGAGATGAAGCACAAGTTATTGAACACTTGAACAAGGAAACATTAGAAATAGAAAAAGCATTAGATATTTCTCATGCATTTGATGATCTTATCTTTCTAGGAGCAGATGAAGAGAATCACTGGAAAGTACTTGAAAATCAGAGACTACATCGAGATTCTACTTATCCAGTATATCCATTGTTAAGAAATGGATAGGCCTTCAAAAACATTTACCCCAAACAATAGATTTTGAAGTGCCATATTATTTTATAAACCAATTGAGTTTAGTTGATCCAACACAACATGAATTCGACGTAGTTTCTGAAACTGACgaagaagatatatatttttttacattgtACGATATGTTGCAAGTCTTAAGTCGGGGgcctatcggaaacaacctctctacttcttcagatgTAGTgatatggattgcgtacactttaccctcctcagacccaactatgtgggaatatactaggtttattgttgttgttgttgttgtacgttatattataatttggtgttatcaaaaaatttaaatttgatctcacaataaaatacataaactttCATCTCACAATAAAACACTTACACTAATCATTGACATGCAACTAagtaatataataacatataaaataattcataataagaCATACACTTAAAATCATCTCCTAAAAGTAATAGCACCACCAGAGGTATTTGTTTCCCGTTATGCATTAGCATTACAGTCTCTTGATGGACAATTGCGCTTATCATATCCTGATTGTTTACAAGTAGAGCATTTTCGGGAGAGACTACTTTGTGAAACATCCATTTCATTGGGAATACGTGTTATGAGCGTGACCTTTACTttgcacaaaaaaattatttgcaatcatggaaaataaacttTCTGGTCAATAATCCTCGTCACCAAGTGAAATCAACTGGCCAGAGTAAGCTCTTTTATAACATGACACAGAGAATTCTGATGCAATATAATTCCATATAGGATTTACAACAAATTCAAACACCCTAATGGCATGAGAACATGgaaaataatttgattttcatttaCCACACGTACATGTTCGTTGCGTCTCATCAATAATTTTCTTATTACCACTTTTTTCATGATGAGAGTTGAATGTCCTGATTTTAAATATGCTATCTGCCACCAGATAATTTTGAATAATGTTCATCGATGCCTTTTCTTGTATTCTTCAAATGTTTTGAATGGGTTTGGTATCCATTTTTGTTTGTCAACCAAGAGTTGTTTTTCATACTTCGATCTCTGAACAAAACAATCCACAACCACGCTGTAAGACATTTTGATCATTGTGGTCACTGGTACGCCTCTAGCGGACTTTAACAGTCCATTAAATGACTCAGAGCTATTCATTTTGAGCATGTCCCATCTCTTTTCATCATCCTTGTGCACAGTCCATTTTTCTAAGTCGAAGCTTCATTAACCATTAGTATGTTGGCAAGTGTGTCTCCTTGATCAACTCTATTTATAACAAGAACTTTTTCTCCTGTGTTGCTGTTGCAATAGCCCATAGTAAGTTGTTCAGTCGGAAACTTTTGTACACTCTCTGATAATTGGCCTTCAAGTGTCTCAAGCAATAATGGTGATAGGTAAAAGGAGCTTGTCAGTTCTGCTTTGCAGAGACACTTTCAAGTATGCCTTGATGTCTGTCAGATACCAACGTAATACCTTGACGGCCACATACAACATGCTGATgcaaatcattcaaaaatttaGTCCACGTATCAAGGCTTTCATTCGCTGCTATTGCAAAAGCCAATGAAAAAATGAAGTCATTTCCATTCATACATATCGCAATTAGCAACTTTATATCATACTTACCATATATATGTGTTCCATCTATCGTTATCACCGGCCGACAATAATGAAAATCATTGACACATGGCTtaaacatccaaaacacatagTTGAAAGCACGTTTATCAACTTCCTCTTGTCatttaaatagttattcatgGATAAAACCTGGATTGAAATGTTTCATAGCAGTGATAAACCTTGGCAATTCACGAAATGAGGCCTCCCAATTTTCATAGACTTGTTCAAAAGCATGCTTTCGTCTAAGATACGCGTTTCGCCGATTAATTATTTTGCGGAACTtcttaagaatgaatatttgacaATCTTTGATAGAATATCTATAATAAATTATTCTTAATAATTATGATTGAAAATATAACTACTGATTTGTATAGTCAAATGAACTCGATAAGAAATAGTACCGCAGTGTCTTTTCAATATACGACATGAGAACAGTTGCAATCATGTCTACATTCAAATTGTAGTGACTTCTGCGATAATCACTCATATTACAAGTGTGTTCGCCAATATTTTTGTCGATTTTTCACAAATTATTACTACTATCCTTGGTAGCACAACGTTTGAAAGAACAATCTTGATCTACTCGTTTGCAACAAATTCTGAAGACATCCTTTCTAGACTTAACAATAAAAAACTCTCTCCCTTCTTTAATATGATAAAGTCTAATTACCTGttgtaaaaaaaattgacttgAACAACATCTGGATAGAAAGATAAAAATCATCATTTAAAAAATCAGTCAGTTCACGCCACGCATCTGTAGggacaaaattattttcatgtttatcCATAAACATATTGGGTCCTTCTTGAAAATGATCAAGAAACGAAACTTTATTAGAATAAAAACGGGGTCTATTGTTTGATAGTGACATCGGTGTCAGCCGTTGCATTGATATCTGTAGAATTGATTCTTATTGAGGATAAGGGCTCATGGACATGAATCTTTGTTCAGAATTGAACTTCACACTATCATCACTTGATGACGAGTCATAGGGACATTCACCTCCATCAGCATTATTAGGTGCACTATCATCACTTTGTGACAATTCGCTATAATTGGCTTGATCGCCATTTTTAATATCTTTGGGAACGACATGCTCATcgtattttataaaattaaatatttttaatatatttttaaaatataaataaatataatgacaacTATATTTAACCTACCGATAATAGTTGGCAAAATAGAGATTAAAAAGGAAGGAACATTTGAAGATGTTCCAGCATTGTCTACCCAGCCAAATCGTGATGATTGTCCATAATTATAATTTTGTCTCAAAAGTTCATCATTAGTCGTCTCACCAAGTGTTAATCCcctgaaaaaaaatataacaacaagATGACATAACAAATAAACACAAAGCAATCTATATAAATATTACTAATAATAAATGAATTCATTGACATTACCAGTCACTTTGATTCAAAGATTCGTTCAAATCAGGTATTAAAGATTTTGTTGATATGTTACCCGACATGAAGTATTGAGAAATGTTCAAGTCGAAAAAATTGCTATAATGACTTAACCGGGCATACCCAATACTAGTTAGATTCTCAAGTTATGTATAGACATTTGTCTATGTAGGATAGTGCGCACGACGACTCGTCCGCTCTTTCTTAATATAAACTTGAAGAATATTTAACTTAATTTGACTGGCATAATCATAAGAAGCCCTTAAAAATTCAGTCAACGACTCATCCTCATTGATAATCCATTCTCCATAATTTATCAGAACTTTTGATGAGAAGGAATTTGGATATTGTCCGattataaataaatcataatcgTCACTTTTAATTACATATTTCTAAAAATTGAATCAACAAATTCTTGATaatcaattgaaattgaataCGTGACGTTGCACTTGGGAgaaatactataatatattgtattaTCCTCATGAACTATTTCACCGTCTCAAAAAAGTGTAACTTTGATACGTTCACTATTCATTCGCTACGACTCAAATGAATAAAATTTATctgaactataaaaaaaaatttgaagttgtTGCAGTGAAGAAGACGATGTTTTCCCTTtatatagaaattttaaaaactattgaAGAAATTGAACAAGATAATGTGCACATTTTATGTACacatattcaaatttcatatcACTGGCAGATTGATGTTGATATGTCAGAATAAGATGAATAGTGCAAAGTGCACGTTTTTAATgcacaattcatttatttatatattgtacaCGTTTTTAGTGCACAACTCatttatttatagattgtgcACAAAAAAGTGGACAATATAAATAACTAAATTGTGCACTTAAATAATGTATTGTGCATTTTTTTAGTgcacaatctataaataaatggattgtgcactaaaaagatgaataatctttaaaaagaattcaaatacactaaaaagtacaaaagtgaaTATATTGTACACTTATTCAATAcacaatctataaataaataaattgtgcactaaataagtgcacaatgttgaaaaaaaaaagaattgtgcactaaaaaaatacataatctataaaaaaaaaaatgaattgtgcacAATCTGACGCTTTCcgttaaaatttaaaagaattgtGCATTAAATAAGTGCACAAAGCCTACTTTGATTAAAAGAAATTATATGACATAGATTGATCATTTTTTTAAAGTGATGATATATTTTGGTTCCGAACTCATATTTTGTTATCGTGATGGTATCGATCAAAACGCCAGAATGTCAGAATATCTTATTCGTCTCTCTAGGAAAATGAATATCTCTAGAAAAGTTCTAAGTTCAGTTTGTTTTCACTCTCCACCCGGACGAACCTACAGCTTCTTAGGTTCCCTGATCATTTGCAAAACAAATTAGTAATAATGTCTAAATATGCAACAAGACAACTAGTTCCAGAACCAGATCACTCCAGCCATTGAATAATCTTTTAGCCTCTCGAACCAGAACTTGAAACAGTgaaattaaaactagaaaatgAGAAACAAGAAAATTTCTTTTGAACCAGAAACAAAAACTGGGAAATTCATATACAGACAGTGGATATTCCCATCATCGTCGCCTACGTCTTAGTTTGAATCTCAGTAAAATATTCAGCCACAGAAGCAATTCGCTATACAGGGTAAAATTTCAAAAGAGCTATACATAGGTATCCGGTATCTTTTTGCTAGTAAAATTTATCAATTCATCATTGTCCCGGGTAGTTAGTTGAGGACAAATCCATCCAGCTATTCAACAGTTTTTAGGCATCTAGTATACAAATCACATTAGCCCGACTAGACAGTCAACAAAATTGCTGCAGTTGAATTATCATCACACACATATCATCAACAGAACCTCTTGAAACAGCAAGATCGATAAGCTTTTTAGAGGCTGACAATGGTTGTGGCGCACTAATGTCTGTGCACAAAGGCCTAGCAGTATCTACTACTTCTTGATTGCTGACTTTATCCCATAAACCATCAGATGCGAGGACTAAGAACTCCAATTCAGGTTTAAGTTCAAGGATCGTTGTCTCAGGTTCTGCGATTACCCATTGTTTAAGATACTGATCTCCTATACCTCTCGACACAGCAAGTGATCCCTGGATTCTCCAAACATTATTAGAACAATCTACATAGCCACCCTACACAACAATAAAGCACGATAAGATTAGTAGCCCGAAAAATAAGACATGTTACCTGCTGAACAATAATACATTGATAGTAATCCATATAGAAATCTTTATGAGATAACACAATTTGGGAAAGCATTGATAAGCGAATTCATGGTAAAGTTGCTCACCGAAGTCTCAATTCTGTCCTTCTCATCTTTTCTTGAAGGCTTGTGATCTGAGGTCAGTGCTTCAGCAATCCCATCTCTGCTAACAACAGCACGACAATCGCCAGCATTGGATACCACTAGTTCACCATTCCTGATCAATGCTGTTAGGCAACACGATCCACCCTGAAATTCTTGGCTGAGGAATTCGGAATCTGTCTTTAAATAACCGTTTTTGCATGCCTCCACGACATCTTCGCCGTTCCTCCTTACTAGTTCATCCACAATGTTCTTATTCAAGTGCTCTGCCGCAAACTCAGCAGCTTTGGTTCCTCCATGCCCATCAAATACaccaaaaatacccttaaacaaGTAATCCCTTTGTCAGTTTCAACTGCTTTCAACCATTCACAGATAATATACCAAACTATGATCTATATTAGAATATTACTTTTTCCATGGAAACTTTATTTATCTGAAGAACTAAAATTGGGGGAACAATAATGTATATTCTGTAGAAATTTTTGATAGTTCCCTTCAACTACATTTTCTATAGTTAAAAAATCAGAATTAACTAGGCCGGGTGGAAGGTTAGTCGGAACCAGGAAATTGCCTTTTTGTCCGTTCATATTAGTAATCTTAGCATTGGCCCCCAATTTCTTGTAGTATGACTTCTGttgctatttattattttttgtatctcgattatcgtattgttttgttgtagtttctatTCTGATACTATAaatctttttgttattatttgttgttttttgtatCTCTCCTAAGATTTACACACTCTATCCTCCTCAAATCCTAgtttgtgattgttgttgttgttgttgttcgaGAAAGATCGCGTACACTCTAACCTTCCCAAACCCCatttcgttgttgttgttgtaaaaattCAGAATCAAACAATTGATTATATGCAAAATTACCTGTTTGGAATTTCCTTGTAAATTGACAAGTGCAGAATAACGATCCTCCATAGCACCTCTCCTTCCACGCTTACAACAAACCGTATACTCAT
The Capsicum annuum cultivar UCD-10X-F1 chromosome 6, UCD10Xv1.1, whole genome shotgun sequence DNA segment above includes these coding regions:
- the LOC107873411 gene encoding putative protein phosphatase 2C 53, with the translated sequence MSCTVAISNAPAFTPVTNSLLCRSASFSSSSPSSPSRKPSVRLTRFPSFTSSTLLLPQPSQLGSLLIQKPSSVPTTISVVVNSDECASSAVICTSPTTVLKRKRPARLDIPVVATDFGNFPASPSAAADFVEVEGDEYTVCCKRGRRGAMEDRYSALVNLQGNSKQGIFGVFDGHGGTKAAEFAAEHLNKNIVDELVRRNGEDVVEACKNGYLKTDSEFLSQEFQGGSCCLTALIRNGELVVSNAGDCRAVVSRDGIAEALTSDHKPSRKDEKDRIETSGGYVDCSNNVWRIQGSLAVSRGIGDQYLKQWVIAEPETTILELKPELEFLVLASDGLWDKVSNQEVVDTARPLCTDISAPQPLSASKKLIDLAVSRGSVDDMCVMIIQLQQFC